A genomic segment from Actinoplanes sichuanensis encodes:
- a CDS encoding YncE family protein, whose translation MLALLAGGSYLGVRFALAGDQPEAAPQQTVTPEQTGTQPGGGQASVPATDPAGTEVPAPPSLAKPVVVDRISVGQEPEGVTVSPDHKTIYVADQNSKDVHFIDVKSKKIDVVKVPNTPRFLALSADGARLYVTLFENNFTGNGLAVIDTASKALVKTIRTGPRPFEPAVAPDGRVWVPIHNGARVEIYDPQSLTEAARISVPPNPHWIVFTPDGRTAFTANHESSQISVVNVADGLVRKNFKVGRSPHALAVTPDGTRLVVTNYDLDTVEVYDTGDQRLVHRVNVGREPQAVMISADGKHAYIVNEGSDNLSVIALGDGKVVSTVAVGDSPRVNAIAPDGRRLYVTDGRGKTVTVLRTTEE comes from the coding sequence GTGCTCGCGCTGCTCGCCGGTGGGTCCTACCTCGGGGTGCGGTTCGCGCTGGCCGGTGACCAGCCGGAGGCGGCGCCGCAGCAGACCGTGACGCCGGAGCAGACCGGGACGCAGCCGGGCGGCGGGCAGGCGAGTGTGCCGGCGACCGATCCGGCCGGTACCGAGGTTCCGGCGCCGCCGAGCCTGGCGAAACCGGTGGTGGTGGACCGGATCAGTGTCGGCCAGGAACCGGAGGGCGTGACGGTCTCGCCGGACCACAAGACGATCTACGTGGCCGACCAGAACTCGAAGGACGTGCACTTCATCGACGTGAAGTCGAAGAAGATCGACGTGGTGAAGGTGCCGAATACACCCCGGTTCCTGGCGCTGTCCGCGGACGGTGCCCGGCTGTACGTGACACTGTTCGAGAACAACTTCACCGGCAACGGGCTGGCGGTGATCGATACGGCGTCGAAGGCGCTGGTGAAGACGATCCGGACCGGGCCGCGGCCGTTCGAGCCGGCGGTGGCGCCGGACGGCCGGGTGTGGGTGCCGATCCACAACGGGGCGCGGGTGGAGATCTACGACCCGCAGTCGCTGACCGAGGCGGCGCGGATCTCGGTGCCGCCGAACCCGCACTGGATCGTCTTCACCCCGGACGGGCGGACGGCGTTCACCGCGAACCACGAGTCGAGTCAGATCTCGGTGGTGAACGTGGCCGACGGGCTGGTCCGGAAGAATTTCAAGGTGGGCCGGTCACCGCACGCGCTGGCGGTCACGCCGGACGGCACCCGGCTGGTGGTGACCAACTACGACCTGGACACCGTGGAGGTGTACGACACCGGCGACCAGCGGCTGGTCCACCGGGTCAACGTGGGCAGGGAACCACAGGCGGTGATGATCTCCGCGGACGGGAAGCACGCGTACATCGTCAACGAGGGCTCGGACAACCTGTCGGTGATCGCTCTCGGTGACGGCAAGGTGGTGTCGACGGTCGCGGTCGGGGACAGCCCGCGGGTGAACGCGATCGCCCCGGACGGACGGCGGCTGTATGTGACCGATGGCCGCGGGAAGACGGTTACCGTGCTGAGAACGACCGAGGAGTGA
- a CDS encoding transaminase gives MSTDSRLQSLMARERVTFADRHPGSRAAYQRSDHLFGRVPMTWMNKTAGDFPIYLAKANGNRIVDVDGNTFVDFALGDTGAMAGHSPAPVVAAVTERVQHGLATMMPTEDAAIAGAELARRFGLPAWSFALTATDANRWAIRLLRAVTGRPKILVNSYCYHGSVDESLIVVGPDGRGVSREGNVGAPVDVTLTSRVAEFNDLAGLERELAHGDVAAVLMEPALTNIGIVLPEDGYLAGVRELTRRHGTYLINDETHTFSAGPGGATAFWGLEPDVLTIGKAIGGGVPVGAYGLSAELADALSGRGDLDLVDMGGVGGTLAGNPVSMAATRATLQKVLTDAAFATMIETASAFADGLIEIIEGYGLPWSVSRLGARVEYRFASPAPRNGTESAANANGELEDFLHLYLANRGVLLTPFHNMALMCPETSLADVARHHEIFDAALKELQM, from the coding sequence ATGTCGACGGATTCACGTTTGCAGTCGCTCATGGCGCGGGAGCGCGTCACCTTCGCCGACCGTCATCCGGGTTCGCGGGCCGCGTACCAGAGATCTGATCATCTCTTCGGTCGTGTCCCGATGACCTGGATGAACAAGACCGCCGGCGATTTCCCCATCTACCTGGCGAAAGCGAACGGTAACCGGATCGTCGACGTCGACGGGAACACGTTCGTCGACTTCGCTCTCGGGGACACCGGCGCGATGGCCGGCCACTCCCCCGCCCCGGTCGTCGCCGCGGTCACCGAGCGTGTCCAGCATGGCCTGGCCACGATGATGCCGACCGAGGACGCGGCGATCGCCGGCGCCGAGCTGGCCCGCCGGTTCGGGCTGCCCGCCTGGAGTTTCGCGCTGACCGCCACCGACGCCAACCGCTGGGCGATCCGCCTGCTGCGCGCGGTCACCGGCCGGCCGAAGATCCTGGTCAACAGCTACTGCTACCACGGTTCGGTGGACGAGTCGCTGATCGTGGTCGGACCGGACGGGCGGGGCGTCAGCCGGGAGGGCAACGTCGGCGCGCCCGTCGACGTGACGCTGACCAGCCGGGTCGCCGAGTTCAACGACCTGGCCGGCCTGGAACGGGAGCTCGCGCACGGTGACGTGGCGGCGGTGCTGATGGAGCCGGCGCTGACCAACATCGGCATCGTGCTGCCCGAGGACGGCTACCTGGCCGGGGTGCGGGAACTGACCCGGCGGCACGGCACCTACCTGATCAACGACGAGACGCACACGTTCTCGGCCGGGCCGGGCGGCGCGACCGCGTTCTGGGGCCTCGAACCGGACGTGTTGACGATCGGCAAGGCCATCGGTGGCGGGGTGCCGGTCGGGGCGTACGGCCTCAGCGCCGAACTCGCCGACGCGCTGAGCGGCCGCGGCGACCTGGACCTGGTCGACATGGGCGGCGTCGGCGGCACCCTGGCCGGCAACCCGGTGTCGATGGCCGCGACCCGCGCCACGCTGCAGAAGGTCCTCACCGACGCCGCGTTCGCCACCATGATCGAGACGGCGTCGGCGTTCGCCGACGGACTGATCGAAATCATCGAGGGGTACGGGCTACCGTGGTCCGTCTCAAGGCTGGGTGCGCGGGTCGAATACCGGTTCGCCAGCCCCGCCCCACGCAACGGCACCGAGTCGGCCGCCAACGCGAACGGTGAACTGGAGGACTTCCTGCACCTCTACCTGGCGAACCGGGGTGTGCTGCTGACCCCCTTCCACAACATGGCGCTGATGTGCCCGGAGACGTCCCTGGCCGACGTGGCCCGGCACCACGAGATCTTCGATGCGGCGCTGAAGGAGCTTCAGATGTAG
- a CDS encoding winged helix-turn-helix transcriptional regulator, with the protein METLDPEMFAPECPTRLVPMRVGDKWTAMVVICLEGGPRRFGELLVPLRSITKKVLAETLRAMERDGMVTRREFPANPPHVEYELTPLGRSLLTLIDAARDWCHEHLPELIEARQAHYI; encoded by the coding sequence ATGGAAACGCTGGATCCGGAGATGTTCGCGCCGGAGTGCCCGACGCGGCTGGTGCCGATGCGGGTCGGTGACAAGTGGACGGCGATGGTGGTGATCTGCCTGGAGGGCGGGCCGCGACGGTTCGGTGAGCTGTTGGTCCCGCTGCGCTCCATCACGAAGAAGGTGCTGGCCGAGACGCTGCGCGCGATGGAGCGCGACGGCATGGTGACCCGCCGGGAGTTCCCAGCGAACCCACCACACGTGGAGTATGAGCTGACCCCGCTGGGGCGGAGCCTGCTCACTCTCATCGACGCCGCCCGCGACTGGTGCCACGAGCACCTGCCGGAGCTGATCGAGGCCCGCCAGGCGCACTACATCTGA
- a CDS encoding NAD(P)-dependent oxidoreductase, protein MTSIVIFGAGGRAGRAVSAEAERRGIQVTSVVRDPAKHRLPGRVVPGDILDAGSVAALVAGHDAAVNAVSPASDPEALKALGTLDGRFYITATDNLLDGLAAAGVPRLVVIGLFANLVDADGEPLYDDPAVLPAEFRHFAVAHTAGLDRLRAADTRVDWLVLTPPAQLLPDAPRRGAYRSGGETGGGVTLSYADLAVAVVDEIETPAHHRTRISVFD, encoded by the coding sequence ATGACCAGCATCGTGATCTTCGGAGCCGGTGGCCGGGCCGGGCGGGCCGTGTCCGCCGAGGCCGAACGCCGTGGCATCCAGGTGACCTCAGTCGTCCGCGACCCCGCCAAGCACCGGCTGCCGGGCCGGGTCGTGCCGGGCGACATCCTCGACGCCGGGTCGGTCGCCGCGCTCGTCGCCGGCCACGACGCCGCCGTCAACGCCGTCTCGCCCGCCTCCGACCCGGAAGCCCTCAAAGCGCTCGGCACCCTGGACGGCAGGTTCTACATCACCGCCACCGACAACCTTCTCGACGGCCTCGCCGCGGCCGGGGTCCCGCGCCTGGTCGTGATCGGACTGTTCGCCAACCTGGTCGACGCCGACGGCGAACCGCTCTACGACGATCCGGCGGTGCTACCCGCCGAGTTCCGGCACTTCGCGGTCGCCCACACGGCCGGTCTGGACCGGCTCCGGGCCGCCGACACCCGTGTCGACTGGCTGGTGCTGACGCCGCCGGCCCAGCTCCTCCCGGACGCCCCGCGGCGCGGCGCCTACCGCAGCGGCGGCGAGACCGGCGGCGGGGTCACCCTGTCCTACGCGGACCTGGCGGTCGCGGTGGTCGACGAGATCGAGACCCCGGCGCACCACCGCACCCGAATCTCGGTCTTCGACTGA
- a CDS encoding NUDIX hydrolase, protein MAVSEYIKRMRGSIGHDLLMLPGASAVVTDDDGRVLLARRSDNGRWSVPAGVVDPGEQPADTAVREVFEETGVRAEIVRLAGVASHPVVYPNGDRCEYLNVWFRCRAVGGEIGTTDDESLEVGWFAPDALPALDEWSLLRIRTALGSEGPAWFATAAEKHPALNRPDAL, encoded by the coding sequence GTGGCTGTTTCTGAATACATCAAGCGCATGCGCGGCTCGATCGGGCACGACCTGCTGATGCTGCCCGGGGCGAGCGCCGTGGTCACCGACGACGACGGGCGGGTGCTGCTGGCCCGGCGTTCGGACAATGGGCGCTGGTCGGTCCCGGCCGGGGTGGTGGACCCCGGCGAGCAGCCCGCGGACACCGCGGTGCGGGAGGTCTTCGAGGAGACCGGGGTACGCGCGGAGATCGTGCGGCTCGCCGGGGTGGCGTCGCATCCGGTGGTCTACCCGAACGGGGACCGGTGCGAATACCTCAACGTGTGGTTCCGGTGCCGGGCCGTCGGCGGCGAGATCGGGACGACCGACGACGAGTCCCTGGAGGTGGGCTGGTTCGCGCCGGACGCCCTGCCGGCACTCGACGAGTGGTCGCTGCTGCGCATCCGGACGGCACTGGGGTCAGAGGGCCCGGCCTGGTTCGCGACGGCCGCCGAGAAACACCCGGCGCTGAACCGGCCGGACGCCCTCTGA